The following proteins are co-located in the Sporolactobacillus pectinivorans genome:
- a CDS encoding TetR/AcrR family transcriptional regulator, with product MSESDITKRAISQALEHLCHKKRFDKISISDITQACGLNRQTLYYHFANKYDLLDWTYRRLSFHYLEEGTTLDNWDEHVLAMLVTIQSHRDFYRNTTSSDPSILANSFSVITNKLFAALINRFDSEKRIQESDGIFYSNFFSYGCCGILLSWIMHGFKDSAQTIANQLFRLAKDVEILAYRLLQEKNQTI from the coding sequence ATGTCGGAATCAGATATTACGAAAAGAGCAATTTCCCAAGCACTTGAGCACTTATGCCATAAAAAGCGTTTTGACAAGATTAGTATTTCCGACATTACTCAGGCCTGTGGTTTGAATCGACAGACTTTATATTATCATTTTGCCAATAAATATGACCTGCTGGATTGGACATACCGCCGTCTGTCATTCCACTATTTAGAGGAAGGCACGACGCTCGATAATTGGGATGAGCACGTTTTAGCGATGCTCGTCACCATCCAGTCCCACCGTGACTTTTATCGGAACACGACATCCAGTGATCCAAGCATTTTGGCAAATAGTTTTTCTGTAATCACTAATAAATTGTTTGCAGCGCTCATCAATCGTTTTGACTCGGAAAAACGCATTCAGGAAAGCGATGGTATATTTTATTCAAACTTTTTCTCTTATGGCTGCTGTGGTATTCTGCTTTCCTGGATTATGCATGGTTTTAAAGACTCTGCACAGACTATAGCGAACCAATTATTCCGCCTGGCAAAGGACGTCGAAATACTGGCATACCGCCTGCTGCAGGAAAAAAATCAAACCATCTGA